In one window of Methanosarcina vacuolata Z-761 DNA:
- a CDS encoding DUF2769 domain-containing protein has translation MTSYKSCLSAHRRNVLSSRLAAGNKEDAWEMEKSGEKTSDIVQQTRDEYGRYFGICGSYHNLKACTCKNCPSYSGGAGMFCSRGKHLEQGKKLGCLCETCELFRKFRFEGEYFCLNAEKLELSEEKPEFLLNNCGKSPESSGKTRFCVLGELISK, from the coding sequence TTGACATCTTATAAATCATGTCTTTCTGCACACAGGAGGAATGTTCTGAGTTCCAGACTCGCAGCAGGAAATAAAGAAGATGCCTGGGAAATGGAAAAATCCGGGGAGAAAACATCTGACATTGTACAGCAGACCAGAGACGAATATGGAAGATACTTCGGGATCTGCGGCTCATACCATAACCTTAAAGCCTGCACCTGCAAAAACTGTCCTTCTTATTCAGGCGGTGCAGGGATGTTTTGCTCCAGGGGCAAACATCTGGAACAGGGAAAAAAACTGGGCTGCCTCTGTGAAACCTGCGAACTTTTCAGGAAATTCCGATTTGAAGGGGAATACTTCTGCCTGAATGCCGAAAAACTTGAACTATCCGAAGAAAAACCTGAATTTCTCCTGAATAACTGCGGAAAATCTCCTGAATCCAGTGGAAAGACCAGGTTCTGTGTACTGGGAGAATTAATAAGTAAATAA
- a CDS encoding PrsW family intramembrane metalloprotease — MDSTTEVQPPVPVVRRNEWLKVLITAVVFYILLLVTLLLTKNSNLFPTLAMVGSFMVPVAYVAFIYERRHLSRLTMPTVSLAFIYGGLLGIIAAALLEPFFISQLDLRAILRVGFIEEFAKILGVLVIARRRRHDSEMDGLILGAAAGMGFAALESNGYAFTALLESHGSISATVEVTLIRGLLSPLGHGTWTAILASVLFRESKSCNFRINWKVINAYLLVSILHSMWDGLPLVVSSIFGQGLGVLIAWGAIGAAGLFILWRRWQEAIRLQMVLPSEIEEMCT; from the coding sequence ATGGACAGTACGACGGAAGTTCAGCCGCCTGTGCCAGTGGTCCGACGAAATGAATGGTTAAAAGTTTTAATCACAGCAGTAGTCTTCTACATTCTCTTACTGGTGACCTTGCTGCTGACGAAGAACTCAAACCTTTTTCCAACCCTGGCAATGGTCGGCAGCTTTATGGTCCCTGTCGCTTATGTAGCTTTCATATACGAGCGAAGGCACCTCAGCCGCCTGACAATGCCAACGGTCTCCCTGGCTTTTATATATGGCGGGCTGCTGGGCATCATTGCTGCTGCTCTTTTAGAGCCATTTTTTATCAGTCAGCTAGATCTCAGGGCAATTTTAAGAGTAGGATTCATCGAAGAGTTTGCTAAAATCCTGGGAGTGCTGGTGATTGCACGCCGCAGACGGCATGACTCGGAAATGGATGGATTGATTCTGGGTGCGGCAGCGGGAATGGGGTTTGCAGCCCTGGAAAGTAATGGTTACGCCTTTACGGCCCTCCTGGAAAGTCATGGGAGCATTTCGGCAACAGTGGAGGTGACCTTAATCCGGGGTCTGCTTTCTCCATTGGGACACGGAACCTGGACAGCTATTTTAGCCAGTGTACTGTTCAGGGAAAGCAAGAGCTGCAACTTCCGCATTAACTGGAAGGTAATTAATGCTTATCTGCTCGTTTCCATTCTACATTCAATGTGGGACGGGCTGCCTCTTGTCGTTTCTTCTATCTTTGGCCAGGGGTTAGGCGTGTTAATTGCGTGGGGTGCGATTGGTGCTGCTGGATTGTTTATCCTCTGGAGACGCTGGCAAGAAGCGATCAGGTTACAAATGGTTTTGCCGTCAGAAATCGAGGAAATGTGTACCTAA
- the thrC gene encoding threonine synthase — protein MYHLKCIECGAEYSKDEVIYTCSKCGGLLDVIYDYSSIKIDMEKLKTECPSVWKYAKLLPIEREPVTIREGGTPLYKCDRLAEKIGIKELYVKHEGMNPTGSFKDRGMTVGVTKALELGMNTVACASTGNTSAALAIYGAKAGIPVIVLLPAGKVALGKVAQALMHGAKVLSIRGNFDDALALVRTLCSQEKIYLLNSINPYRLEGQKTIGFEIADQLGFKVPDRVVLPVGNAGNITAIWKGFREFKKLGITDSLPKMTGIQAAGSCPIVNAIKSGAPEITPEENPETVATAIRIGNPVNAKKALAAIRESSGTAESVTDEEILAAQKDLARLEGIGVEPASAASVAGLKKLVDMGVISKDETVVCITTGHLLKDPQTVIDVCEKPTVVDANIEAIRKAIFGKAE, from the coding sequence ATGTATCATCTTAAATGTATCGAATGCGGTGCAGAGTATTCCAAAGACGAAGTAATCTATACATGCAGCAAATGTGGTGGGCTGCTTGATGTAATTTATGACTATTCCTCAATAAAAATTGACATGGAAAAACTTAAGACCGAATGCCCTTCGGTCTGGAAGTACGCAAAACTTCTTCCTATTGAAAGAGAGCCTGTAACTATCAGGGAAGGCGGAACTCCCCTTTACAAATGCGACCGTCTGGCTGAAAAAATTGGAATTAAAGAGCTTTACGTAAAGCATGAAGGTATGAACCCGACGGGCTCTTTTAAGGACAGGGGGATGACTGTAGGAGTTACAAAAGCACTTGAACTTGGCATGAATACCGTTGCCTGCGCATCTACAGGAAACACTTCGGCAGCCCTTGCAATCTATGGGGCAAAAGCCGGGATTCCTGTAATAGTACTTTTGCCTGCAGGAAAAGTCGCTCTTGGAAAAGTAGCCCAGGCCCTGATGCACGGAGCAAAGGTCCTCAGCATTCGCGGAAATTTTGACGATGCGCTTGCCCTTGTACGTACTCTTTGTTCCCAGGAAAAAATCTATCTCTTAAACTCGATCAACCCCTACAGGCTGGAAGGTCAGAAAACTATCGGTTTTGAGATTGCAGACCAGCTCGGTTTCAAAGTACCTGACAGAGTTGTCCTGCCCGTAGGAAATGCAGGAAATATTACAGCTATCTGGAAGGGCTTCAGGGAGTTTAAGAAGCTTGGCATAACGGATTCGCTCCCGAAGATGACCGGGATTCAGGCCGCAGGCTCCTGCCCGATTGTAAATGCCATAAAGAGTGGGGCTCCTGAAATAACTCCAGAGGAAAACCCCGAAACCGTTGCAACAGCAATCAGGATAGGAAACCCTGTCAATGCGAAAAAGGCCCTTGCTGCCATCAGGGAATCCAGTGGGACTGCAGAATCCGTTACTGATGAAGAAATCCTTGCAGCCCAGAAAGACCTTGCAAGACTTGAAGGAATAGGTGTCGAACCTGCAAGTGCAGCTTCGGTTGCAGGGCTTAAGAAACTTGTTGATATGGGTGTTATAAGCAAAGACGAGACCGTTGTCTGTATTACTACAGGACACCTGCTTAAAGACCCGCAGACTGTAATTGACGTCTGCGAAAAGCCTACTGTTGTGGATGCAAATATAGAAGCCATCCGGAAAGCTATCTTTGGAAAGGCAGAATAA
- a CDS encoding PAS domain-containing protein: MGFNQLAESDELILGEALERQQVLETVINNSPVMAFLWAPDKKWPARYVSENVTQLEYSAEDFLTGRMVYADIVHSEDIDKVRKELTRCCEAGNESFVQRYRILTGKGEVRWVEEKTFIQRDENGNVVNFQGIVRDVTQEIKNEKALKDALQSQKALMEKQKALLERQKVLETVINNSPMVVFLWKAEKYWPTLYVSENVRQFGYAPDDFLSGKILYGKIIHPEDLLLVELELEENCEEGGKEFNRQYRILTKTADVRWIDEKTFIQRNEEGEVTHFQGIIEDITRNVKRS, encoded by the coding sequence ATGGGATTCAATCAACTGGCTGAAAGCGACGAACTGATTCTTGGTGAAGCACTGGAAAGACAGCAAGTTCTGGAAACCGTAATTAATAACAGTCCTGTTATGGCTTTTCTCTGGGCTCCGGATAAAAAATGGCCTGCCAGGTACGTTTCGGAAAACGTAACCCAGCTTGAATACAGCGCAGAAGATTTCCTTACAGGAAGGATGGTGTATGCAGACATAGTCCACTCCGAAGATATAGATAAGGTTAGAAAGGAACTTACCCGATGCTGTGAGGCTGGAAATGAAAGCTTTGTACAGCGGTACAGGATTCTTACCGGAAAGGGGGAAGTCCGATGGGTAGAAGAAAAGACCTTTATCCAGCGTGATGAAAATGGAAATGTAGTGAATTTTCAGGGAATAGTCAGGGACGTTACTCAGGAGATTAAAAATGAAAAGGCTCTGAAGGATGCTCTTCAAAGCCAGAAAGCCCTCATGGAAAAACAAAAAGCTCTCCTTGAGCGGCAAAAGGTCCTTGAAACCGTAATTAACAATAGCCCGATGGTAGTGTTTCTCTGGAAAGCTGAAAAATACTGGCCTACGTTATATGTGTCTGAGAATGTCAGGCAGTTTGGGTACGCTCCAGATGACTTCCTTTCCGGAAAAATCCTTTACGGGAAGATAATCCATCCCGAAGACCTGCTCCTTGTGGAACTTGAACTTGAGGAAAATTGTGAAGAAGGGGGAAAGGAATTCAACCGCCAGTACCGGATTCTTACTAAGACTGCTGACGTCCGCTGGATTGACGAGAAAACCTTTATCCAGCGCAATGAGGAAGGAGAAGTTACTCATTTCCAGGGCATTATAGAAGATATAACCCGAAATGTAAAAAGATCCTGA
- the anfO gene encoding Fe-only nitrogenase accessory protein AnfO, which yields MKIAVVENENQKASSIFEPGFIAIYEEDGGEWKVLTRFENQVCNAKGMAAVRTAVADTIKQLGDVKAIVASEIPGIASGTFQAARFDIFIVEGNVPDLLDSIKKEMLETIEERQKEPPKFDIMQFLEPGVNKGDFSINIEDVMFKNPDLTSKKILIPYLENGEFNRLDVICGHIPKWFVTNLGAMGFEYEIVTDLPNRKTVRVMRMQTP from the coding sequence TTGAAAATAGCAGTTGTGGAAAACGAGAACCAGAAAGCGAGTTCAATATTCGAACCAGGATTCATTGCAATATATGAGGAAGATGGCGGGGAATGGAAAGTTCTGACCCGGTTTGAAAATCAAGTTTGCAACGCGAAAGGCATGGCTGCGGTACGCACGGCTGTAGCGGATACAATAAAACAGCTTGGCGACGTAAAAGCAATTGTTGCAAGTGAAATCCCAGGGATAGCGTCCGGGACTTTTCAAGCAGCGAGATTTGACATATTCATTGTGGAAGGTAATGTGCCGGATCTTCTTGATTCAATCAAAAAAGAAATGCTTGAAACAATTGAAGAACGCCAGAAAGAACCGCCAAAATTTGACATCATGCAATTTCTGGAACCCGGTGTGAATAAAGGTGATTTTTCGATTAATATAGAAGACGTCATGTTTAAAAATCCAGACTTGACTTCAAAGAAAATTCTGATTCCCTATCTGGAAAATGGAGAATTTAACAGACTGGACGTCATTTGTGGTCATATTCCGAAGTGGTTTGTCACAAATTTAGGCGCCATGGGGTTTGAATATGAAATCGTGACCGATTTGCCGAATAGAAAAACTGTTAGAGTAATGCGCATGCAAACTCCATAA
- a CDS encoding CDC48 family AAA ATPase gives MADREKITAKLKVAEADQRDVGKGIVRIDDSFREKLDLKPFDVVEIRGGKSTSALVGRPYPSDSGLDIIRMDGLIRTNAKTSIGEYVDIRKADWKEARSVTLAPVAKGMQIYAPSETLKAVFMNRTVSRGDFISTTSLRRSRERETFGKGIMFEDFFQDFFGPGMEQSFGLGEIKLQVVSTSPSGIVKITDMTEVELLHEAAEITPEQNVPTVMYEDLGGVKEAITKIREMIELPLKHPELFDRLGIDAPKGVLLYGPPGTGKTMLAKAVANETDAYFISVNGPEIMSKYYGESEKGIRDVFEEAEKNAPAIIFLDEIDSIAPKRAEVTGEVERRVVAQLLSLMDGLKERKNVIVIGSTNRPEAIDMALRRPGRFDREIELRVPDTEGRLEIFQIHTRGMPLAENVNLMDFAQITYGFVGADIAALCREAAMSSLRRILPKINLNEPEIPSEILDTLRVTREDFENALKDVQPSAIREILIEIPNVSWEDVGGLEGVKQLLKEAVEWPLKSPESYRDIGVEAPKGVLLYGPPGTGKTLLAKAIAHESEANFITAKGSDLLSKWYGESEKRIAEVFTRARQVAPSIIFLDELDSLAPVRGASVSEPQVTARILNQLLSEMDGLEELRAVVVIGATNRPDIIDPALLRPGRFDELILVPVPDAGARKEIFKVHTAKMSLSEDVDIDKLVSMTDQYTGADIAAVCKKAGRDALREDLHAKEVKQKHFLQAIAETGPSVTPDTMKYYQAVQSGLRKRQSKEIETPFYI, from the coding sequence TTGGCTGACAGAGAAAAGATAACTGCAAAACTAAAAGTCGCAGAAGCTGATCAAAGAGATGTCGGAAAAGGAATTGTCCGGATAGATGATAGTTTCAGGGAAAAGCTGGACCTCAAGCCCTTTGACGTCGTGGAAATAAGAGGAGGAAAATCGACTTCAGCCCTGGTGGGACGTCCATATCCCAGCGATTCGGGCCTGGATATTATCCGCATGGACGGACTTATCCGCACAAATGCAAAAACCAGCATAGGGGAGTATGTGGATATTCGCAAAGCCGACTGGAAAGAAGCAAGGAGTGTAACCCTCGCGCCTGTGGCTAAGGGCATGCAGATCTATGCCCCAAGTGAAACTCTTAAAGCCGTATTCATGAACCGTACGGTTTCCAGGGGAGATTTTATTTCCACCACAAGCTTGAGGCGGTCCCGGGAAAGAGAGACTTTCGGTAAAGGAATCATGTTCGAGGATTTCTTTCAGGACTTTTTTGGTCCAGGTATGGAGCAGTCATTTGGGCTGGGAGAAATAAAGTTACAGGTGGTCTCCACTTCCCCGTCCGGGATAGTAAAGATTACAGATATGACAGAAGTTGAGCTTTTACATGAAGCTGCAGAGATAACTCCGGAACAGAATGTACCTACTGTCATGTATGAGGACCTTGGTGGGGTTAAAGAGGCTATTACCAAAATAAGGGAAATGATAGAGCTGCCTTTGAAGCATCCTGAACTTTTTGATAGGCTAGGAATTGATGCTCCAAAAGGAGTACTGCTTTACGGGCCGCCTGGAACAGGCAAGACAATGCTCGCAAAAGCAGTTGCAAACGAAACCGATGCTTACTTTATCTCAGTCAATGGTCCGGAAATTATGTCCAAGTATTATGGGGAATCAGAAAAAGGGATCAGAGACGTCTTTGAAGAAGCAGAGAAAAACGCTCCTGCAATCATTTTCCTTGATGAAATAGACTCCATCGCACCTAAGAGGGCTGAGGTGACTGGAGAAGTCGAAAGGAGAGTTGTAGCTCAACTCCTCTCCCTGATGGACGGGCTTAAAGAGCGAAAGAACGTGATTGTGATAGGGTCAACCAACCGCCCTGAAGCAATTGATATGGCACTCCGCCGTCCTGGTCGATTTGACAGAGAGATTGAATTAAGGGTTCCGGACACCGAAGGAAGGCTTGAGATTTTCCAGATTCATACGAGAGGTATGCCTCTTGCCGAAAACGTAAATCTCATGGACTTCGCTCAGATAACATATGGGTTTGTGGGAGCTGACATTGCTGCGCTTTGCCGGGAAGCTGCAATGAGTTCCTTGAGGCGGATTCTCCCGAAGATTAACCTCAATGAACCTGAAATTCCAAGCGAAATCCTTGACACACTTCGGGTCACAAGGGAAGATTTTGAAAATGCCCTTAAAGATGTCCAGCCGTCTGCTATAAGAGAAATCCTTATCGAAATTCCTAACGTGAGCTGGGAAGATGTTGGCGGCCTGGAAGGAGTAAAACAACTTCTGAAGGAGGCCGTAGAGTGGCCCCTCAAAAGTCCGGAATCGTACAGGGATATAGGAGTTGAAGCTCCCAAAGGAGTGCTTTTATATGGTCCTCCGGGTACTGGAAAGACTCTCCTTGCAAAAGCCATTGCCCATGAGTCCGAAGCTAACTTCATTACCGCAAAAGGAAGCGATCTGCTTTCCAAGTGGTACGGAGAGTCCGAAAAAAGGATTGCTGAGGTTTTTACACGGGCAAGGCAGGTCGCTCCATCTATTATCTTCCTGGACGAACTTGACTCTCTTGCACCTGTTCGCGGGGCTTCCGTAAGTGAGCCACAGGTTACAGCTAGAATCCTTAATCAGCTCCTTTCCGAGATGGATGGGCTTGAAGAACTCAGAGCTGTAGTGGTAATAGGTGCAACTAACCGTCCTGATATTATAGATCCGGCTCTTCTAAGGCCTGGACGTTTTGATGAGTTAATTTTAGTTCCCGTTCCGGACGCGGGAGCTCGTAAGGAAATATTTAAGGTTCATACCGCGAAAATGTCGCTTTCAGAGGATGTTGATATTGACAAACTCGTATCCATGACCGACCAGTATACAGGTGCTGATATTGCAGCCGTATGTAAAAAGGCAGGAAGAGACGCACTTCGCGAAGACCTTCACGCTAAAGAAGTAAAGCAGAAACATTTCCTTCAAGCGATTGCTGAAACCGGGCCTTCGGTCACTCCTGATACCATGAAATATTACCAGGCTGTACAGAGTGGTCTGAGAAAACGGCAGTCAAAAGAAATAGAGACTCCATTTTATATCTGA